Genomic window (Allostreptomyces psammosilenae):
TCTCCAACCGGGTGCGCCAGGCGGCCAGCGCCGCGGCGCGTTCGTCGGCCAGCTCCGGCGGCCCGGTCTGGGTCAGGACGACGCGTGCCCCGCCCGGCCCCTCCGACAGCTCCCAGCGGACCCGGCTCAGCACACCGCCCTCCCCCACCCGCCACACGTACTCCAGCAGCATCGGCGCCTCGACCTCGGTCACCTCGGCGATCGCCCCGGTGGGGATCTTGCCGTTGGTGAACCCCTCCGGCGGCGGAGCCCCGACCCTCGGCGCGGGCGAGGCCGGCCCCTGCCCGGGGCCCTCGAAGCCGGACGAGGCGAGCGCCGTCCACACCGACGTGAGCGGCCAGGTCAGCTGCCGCTCGAAACGCACCCGCCAGCCCTCCGGCGTCTCCTCGCTGGTCCCCTCCGCCAGGCCGAAGGCCACGGCGTACACCTCCTGGCGCTCCGCCCAGTCCTCGGGGGCCCTGAGCCGGACGTGCCGGGCACCCGCCAGGTCCTGTTCCAGGGCGTCGAGGCAGACGTCCCAGCCGGCCGCGTAGCTGGCCGCCGCGGGCCGGTCGTCGAACGTGTGCGTGAAGGTGAGCAGACAGCCGTCGCCGGCCTCGCCGGGGCTCAGCTCCCAGCGCAGCGACTCCTCGTCCCAGCTGTACGCGAACACCCGGGGCGGGTCGAGCTCGGTGATCACACCGCTGGTCGGCGGACCCTCCCCCTCCCGGAAGACGAAGTCGATCCGCGCCCCCACCCGGAGTTCCATGTCCATGTCGGCCGGGAACCAGCGGGGGATCTCGGCGGCGTCGGTCAGGGCCCGCCAGACGCGTTCCGGCGGGTGCGGGAGCCGCCGCTCGAGGACCAGCACCGAGCGGCCGTCCACGGTGCGGAGGGTTGCGGTCACGATCGTCCTCCTCCGGTCGCGCTTCCGGGCGGTCCGTACCATCGGACCACAGCCCGCGAGGGCGCGCGATTCCTGCGAACGGCCAGCCCGGCAGGCACAGTCGGTCCGATTCCTCCCCGATCCGCGGCGGTCCGTCCAGCACGAGGGCGCCCCCGGGCGACGAATGGTCGGGGACGGGTGGTTGACAGGGCATCATCCGGGCCGCACGCTGGGAGCGCTCCCAGTCAACGGCCGCCGCACCGCCGCACGCCGGGCCCGCGTCCTCGCCCGACCCGTGCGGCGGCAGGCCGTCACGACCGCCCGAACGGCGGTCCACGGAAGGCCGGAGCGGGCACCCCGCCGGCACGCCCGCCTTCTTGATCGCAACACGACAAGCTTTCGCCGCGAGGTCGGCCCGGTCGGCCACCGCCGGACTCCGCGCGG
Coding sequences:
- a CDS encoding SRPBCC family protein, which encodes MTATLRTVDGRSVLVLERRLPHPPERVWRALTDAAEIPRWFPADMDMELRVGARIDFVFREGEGPPTSGVITELDPPRVFAYSWDEESLRWELSPGEAGDGCLLTFTHTFDDRPAAASYAAGWDVCLDALEQDLAGARHVRLRAPEDWAERQEVYAVAFGLAEGTSEETPEGWRVRFERQLTWPLTSVWTALASSGFEGPGQGPASPAPRVGAPPPEGFTNGKIPTGAIAEVTEVEAPMLLEYVWRVGEGGVLSRVRWELSEGPGGARVVLTQTGPPELADERAAALAAWRTRLEMLAGQLRGALR